The following proteins are co-located in the Polystyrenella longa genome:
- a CDS encoding hemolysin family protein — protein MSLFYWSALLTCWGIAAFWLLMVRYTLHDFSRSRLEAICEKKNKTSRFGDILKKQDQVLILVDLVLLLASFFALSLFNQSNFFSSMGKETASDTALWITELVLVFLGLFLGLIIIPWSTARVAGEIILYHSWTILGPMLVLGKPFVLFAESANKLIHRLAGQQEPAQSDSETIAEELQSVIDEGQREGVLEDNAGTMMYRVMEMAEQDTSSIMTPRTDMDCIHVDGSLEETRRQVVEAGHSRIPIIGDSTDDIIGILYAKDLLKVTPEKADRFSLKKLVRQPLYVPETTGINTLLETMKKERIHIAIVVDEYGGVAGLVCMEDILEEIVGEIDDEYDEEEASGFEIISETVVELDPRLHIDDVNEQFGYKIPEEGDYDTIGGFILTILNRVPTQNEVLSWNHLQFTILEVDQRKINKVRIEVSQHHPELPVD, from the coding sequence TTGTCGCTCTTCTACTGGTCCGCATTGCTCACCTGCTGGGGAATTGCAGCCTTCTGGCTCCTTATGGTCCGCTATACGCTGCATGATTTTTCACGGAGCCGACTGGAAGCGATCTGCGAAAAGAAGAATAAAACTTCTCGATTCGGTGATATCCTCAAAAAGCAGGACCAGGTGCTGATTCTGGTCGATCTCGTGTTGCTATTGGCTTCATTCTTCGCCCTTTCACTGTTTAACCAGAGCAACTTCTTTTCCTCTATGGGAAAAGAGACTGCTTCCGATACAGCTCTTTGGATTACCGAACTCGTTCTCGTGTTCCTGGGTTTATTCCTGGGGCTGATTATCATTCCCTGGTCTACGGCCAGAGTCGCAGGCGAGATTATTCTGTACCACAGTTGGACGATTCTCGGTCCAATGCTGGTTCTGGGTAAACCCTTCGTGCTCTTCGCGGAATCGGCGAACAAACTAATTCACCGGCTCGCAGGTCAACAGGAACCGGCTCAGTCCGACTCGGAAACGATTGCGGAAGAATTACAATCGGTCATAGATGAAGGCCAGAGAGAAGGCGTTCTGGAGGACAATGCGGGAACGATGATGTATCGGGTCATGGAGATGGCCGAACAGGATACATCTTCAATTATGACCCCAAGAACTGACATGGACTGCATCCACGTCGATGGCTCGCTGGAAGAAACACGACGCCAGGTGGTTGAGGCAGGGCATTCGCGTATTCCGATCATCGGCGACTCCACGGACGACATCATCGGGATTCTTTACGCAAAAGACCTGTTGAAAGTCACTCCTGAAAAAGCAGACCGATTTTCACTAAAGAAGCTGGTTCGGCAACCGCTGTATGTTCCCGAGACTACGGGCATCAATACGCTGTTGGAGACGATGAAGAAGGAGCGTATCCATATCGCTATCGTCGTCGACGAATACGGCGGAGTGGCTGGCCTGGTCTGTATGGAAGACATTCTGGAAGAGATCGTCGGTGAAATTGACGACGAATACGACGAAGAAGAAGCAAGCGGGTTCGAGATTATTTCCGAAACCGTCGTCGAACTCGATCCCCGGTTACATATTGATGACGTGAACGAGCAGTTCGGCTACAAGATTCCCGAAGAAGGGGACTATGATACCATTGGCGGGTTTATCCTGACCATTCTCAACCGGGTGCCTACGCAGAATGAAGTTCTCAGTTGGAACCACCTGCAATTTACAATCCTGGAAGTCGATCAACGGAAAATTAATAAAGTCAGGATCGAAGTCTCTCAGCATCATCCAGAACTACCCGTCGATTAG
- the ybeY gene encoding rRNA maturation RNase YbeY, which produces MYQLDIANQQELLPVNESELEKVVHLLLNEEQVAAAEISLVLVDNPTLRELNIQYLNHDYDTDVLSFLLEEEQLEVLDSPRRGAGKRIEGELIISTEMAIERAPEYKWSAENEFILYLIHGILHLLGYDDLTDEERMLMREREQAVLTLCGLELPASTPNE; this is translated from the coding sequence ATGTACCAGTTGGACATCGCCAATCAGCAGGAATTGCTGCCGGTGAATGAATCGGAACTTGAGAAGGTCGTGCATCTGCTGCTAAACGAAGAGCAGGTCGCCGCCGCGGAGATCAGCCTGGTTCTCGTCGACAATCCGACACTCCGGGAATTGAATATTCAGTACCTGAACCACGATTACGACACGGATGTGCTCAGTTTTCTGCTGGAAGAAGAGCAGCTCGAGGTTTTGGACAGTCCCCGGAGGGGAGCTGGCAAACGAATCGAGGGAGAATTGATCATTAGCACCGAAATGGCGATCGAAAGAGCGCCCGAATATAAATGGAGTGCTGAAAATGAGTTTATCCTCTACCTGATCCACGGTATATTACATCTGCTTGGATATGATGACCTCACCGACGAGGAGCGGATGCTCATGCGAGAACGCGAACAAGCTGTGCTCACATTGTGCGGGCTGGAGCTCCCCGCCTCGACCCCTAACGAATAA